The Bacillus sp. Y1 genome includes the window GGAGAGCGTGCATATGATATTTACTCACGCCTATTAAAAGACCGCATTATCATGCTTGGAAGTGGAATTGACGATAATGTGGCTAATTCAATCGTCGCTCAGTTATTATTTTTAGAAGCGGAAAATCCTGAAAAAGACATATCCATCTACATTAACTCACCAGGCGGCAGCATTACGGCTGGTATGGCAATCTACGACACAATGCAGTTCATTAAGCCTGACGTTCAAACAATTTGTATCGGTATGGCGGCATCTATGGGTGCATTCCTTCTTGCTGCTGGTACAAAAGGAAAGCGTTATGCTCTTCCAAATGCAGAAGTAATGATTCACCAACCGCTTGGTGGAGCACAAGGTCAAGCAACGGAAATCGAAATCGCTGCGAAGCGCATCCTTTTCCTACGTGAAAAGTTAAACGGCATTCTTGCTGAGCGTACTGGTCAACCAATGGAAGTCATTTCTAAAGACACAGACCGCGACAACTTCATGACAGCTGATCGTGCAAAGGAATATGGCCTAGTTGACCATATCATTTCACGCAACACGCTTGAAACGAAGAAGGAAGAAAAATAATATTTGAACAGTAAAAAACTCGCTCTCATATACTGGAGCGAGTTTTCTTTATTATGCTTCTTTTTGAACATATTTTTCTAATGCTTCAAGTGCTGCTTCTTCATCCGTTCCATTAACGATCAAATTCACAGATGAACCTGAGCTAACAGCTAAGCTCATAAGCCCCATGATGCTCTTTGCATTTACCTTCTTGCCGTCTTTCTCTAAAAATACTTCTGACGAAAAACGATTTGCTTCTTGTACAAACAACGCTGCAGGGCGTGCCTGTAAACCAGTCTTCAACTTTACTACCACTTGTTTTTCCACCATACTAGCTTTCCTCCCCTATCCTTATCTTTTTATCTATATAATTACATGGTTTTACTCACGTTTTCCCCGACTCGGAGCTTTTCGGCAATTTCGTCAATTTTGCGAAGACGGTGATTGATACCTGATTTACTAATGTTCCCTCCAGATACCATTTCTCCTAGCTCCTTCAACGTGACATCTTGGTATGCAATACGAAGTTCTGCAATTTCTCTCAGCTTTTCAGGTAAAATATGAAGACCTACGGTATCTTGTATAAACCGAATATTTTCAACCTGTCGTAAAGACGCACCAATCGTCTTGTTTAAGTTCGCCGTTTCACAATTGACCAACCGGTTCACCGAGTTACGCATGTCACGTACGATCCGAATGTCCTCAAACCTTAGCAGTGCATTATGGGCACCGATAATATTTAGGAATTCGGTGATTTTTTCAGCTTCCTTTAAGTACGTGATGAAGCCCTTTTTTCTTTCCAGCGTTTTGCTGTTTAAACCAAATGTATTCATCAATTCACATAAAGAGTCGTTATGCTCTTTATAAAGTGAAAAAATTTCGAGATGATAAGAGGAAGTTTCCGGATTGTTCACCGAACCTCCTGCTAAAAATGCTCCACGTAAATAGGAGCGCTTACAGCATTTCTTTTTAATAAGTACCTCAGCAATATTGTGAGCAAACACAAATCCTTCTTCTAGGATAAATAAATCCTCTAAGATGATCTTTGCATCCTGTGATAGCCTTACAATATACACATTGTTCTTTTTCAATCTCATTTTCTTTCGAACTAGAAGTTCTACTTGAACGTCGTAATATCGTTTTACCAACGTATAAATTCTTCGTGCAATCGCAGCATTTTCCGTTTGGATATCGACCACTAGTTTTCGATTAGAGAAGGACAATGAGCCATTCATTCGAATCAAAGCGGACAGCTCCGCTTTCCCGCAGCATTCTTTTCCTTCAATATTCGTTAACTCTTTTTTCGTTTCCGAAGCGAATGACACATCTTCACCTCCTACACAAACGGTTGCTTAAGTTTTTCTACGCTTTAGACCGCTTGCGGGTTTCATTTATTAATAAAGAATATAAAATATTTGCTACTTCCCTTGTGTCATGGCGAATCACTCCATTTTCAAGGCTCATGATTTCTCCCTCTACCACTTCAAGTCCTAAATCATATAGAGTAGTTAAATCAAAGTGTACAGGTTTTGCTAGCTCTTCGCTATAGCGAGTAAGAACCTCTTCTGGGATATGTTCCCTATTTACTAAAATGGTGTTCATAAAATCACTCTTCATATGGTCGTAAATCGCTTTCACATGGTCGCTTGCGGAATAATCAAGCGTCTCACCCGCTTGAGTCATTAAGTTGCATATATACACCTTCTTCGCCTTTGCACGGCACACTTCCTCGCCAAGCTTTGGTACAAGAAGATTAGGTAAGATACTAGTATATAAGCTTCCTGGTCCAATTACGATTAAATCCGCTTTTCGAATGGCTTGAAGAGTTTCTGGCAGCGGAGTCGCATCACCAGGTGTTAAAAACACCCGCTTGATCCGTTTTCCGGAGTAAGGAATTTTCGATTCTCCTGAAACGATCGTGCCGTCCTCCATTTCTGCATGTAACACCACACTTTGTGTGGCAGCTGGAAGCACCTTCCCACGCACGTTCAATACCTTGCTCATCTCTTGGATGGCATGAGTAAAATTCCCTGTGATGGATGTCATTGCTGCTAAAATCAAATTACCAAGCGAATGGCCAGATAACTCGTTAGCTGTTGCAAAACGGTGCTGAAACATTTCCTCAATTAACGGTTCAACATCAGATAATGCCGCTAGTACATTGCGAACATCTCCCGGAGGAGGAATGTCCATTTCATCTCGAAGGCGTCCAGAGCTACCGCCATCGTCAGCAACCGTAACGATGGCCGTAATATCCACGGGAAACTTCTTTAATCCGCGAAGTAACACCGGTAGCCCTGTTCCGCCCCCAATAATCACAATTCGAGGCTGTCGAATCTTCGTCATGTAGTTTGTTCCTTTCTCCTTTCGATGTCACGATGAGTGATTCGAGTTTCATAGTCTTTTTCGAAGTGGTGTGCAATGGTTTCAGTCAATGCCACAGATCGATGCTGCCCACCTGTACATCCAATGGCCACCACGAGCTGCGCTTTCCCCTCGCGTTTGTAATGAGGAAGCATAAAGGCTAACAGTTCCGTTACTTTTTCTAAGAACTTCGTCGTCTCATTCCACTTCAGTACATACTTTGAAACATCCTCATCAAGACCCGTCTTTGGTCTCATCGACTCAATATAGTGCGGGTTCGGTAAAAAGCGAACATCGAAAACTAAGTCTGCGTCAATCGGAATTCCGTACTTAAATCCAAAGCTCATCACATTGACCGTAAAGATCGTTTGCTTATTCGCTGAAAACTCCGTTAAAATTTTCTCACGCAATTCTTTCGGCTTCATTTGCGAGCTATTGTAAATTAGTTGTGCTCTTCCCTTTAATTCCTCAAGCAGCTCTCGCTCTAGCTGAATACCTTCTAACGGAAGTCCGGACGGAGCAAGCGGATGAGTACGTCGAGTTTCTTTGTAGCGACGAACAAGCGTGGAATCGTCCGCATCTAAGAATAGAATTTGCGGAGTAACCCATGATGTTTCTGCAAGATCATCTAGTGCTTTGAATAAGTGGTCGAAAAACTCTCTCCCCCTTAAATCCATTACAAGCGCTACCTTATTCATCTTATTTCCGGACTCTTTCATAAGTTCAAGAAATTTTGGCAATAAGGTTGGTGGCAGGTTATCCACACAGAAAAAACCTAGATCTTCAAAGCTTTGAATGGCGACTGTTTTCCCTGCACCAGACATCCCCGTTATAATCACCATTTGTGTATCTTGTGTCGCTCCAGTACTCATAAAAATTCCTCCTTAGCTAGGATCAAGACGATATTGAATTAACTGAAAATCGGTTGTATATGTAAAAGTGCCATAGATGATTCCTTGACCGTGGATCATGTAGTCCAATATATGATAATCCCCGTCTGCCATCGGTAAATCTTTAATCTGATGAAAGTCATGCCAAGCAAGCTTTCCTTCCTCTGACTCATCCAGATTGATTCCATCAGCTTCTGTTCCAAAAAAGGTGAACATCATCCATTCTGAAACAACTTGGTCTCCATCTTTCATGATAAATGTAAAAATGCCCTTAATATTTGGGTTTCTCAAGTAAATACCCGTCTCTTCACGGTACTCTCGAATACAGCAGTCTCTCACTGATTCACCGGGCTCCATCTTTCCACCGGGAGCCACCCACCAGCCACGTCTAGGCTTTTGGAGCAGCAAGACTTTATTATCCTTTACCAATACACAATTTGTCACTCGTTGCACGCTTCAATCACCTCAGGGACTAGAATTAACGACTTTTATTCTTACTATTATACTATTTTTACAAGGGGCTCACAATGAATAGGAAATGGACAAATATAAAAAAAGAGCACAGGACATGTTCCTGTGCCAAAGATATATATCTTAAAAGGGGGTCAATTTCAATTCTTATTCTACACGAACAATGTTTCACTACTGTTACAGTATAATTAATTGGAGATTACGTTTTGTTAAGAATGGATGAAGTGATGCACCAATTTGATTTATAGATGTTTCTCGATGAACTTCATTTCACCCTAAATCCTAGATCCTTTATCCCTAAAAAGCAAACAAGCTAACCCCAAAAGGCTAGCTTTTCCTATGTTATGCTTTTTGCTTTAATGATTCCATTAGTTCTTCTACATAGTGTTGCGCAGCTTGAGCGGCGATACTTCCGTCACCTGTTGCAGTAACAATTTGACGAAGTGTTTTTTCACGAATATCTCCAGCAGCGAAAATACCAGGAACCTTCGTTTCCATACGGTCATTGGTTTCAATGTATCCGTCACTGTTAGTAATACCCAGGTTCGCAAACGGTTTTGATAGAGGAACCATTCCGATGTAGATGAATACGCCATCTGCTTGGAATTCCTGTTCTGCACCATCTTGTGTTGACACAAGAGTAACACTTCCAACTTTGCCGTCCTTATCATTGATTTGCTTCACTGTGTGATTCCAGATGAAATCAATTTTTTCATTGTCAAACGCACGTTGCTGAAGAATTTTTTGGGCACGAAGCTCGTCACGACGGTGAACGATCGTTACTTTAGAAGCGAAGCGTGTTAAGTACACTCCTTCTTCTACCGCAGAGTCTCCTCCACCAACAACGACAAGTTCTTTCCCCTTGAAAAATGCGCCGTCACAAACCGCACAGTAAGAAACCCCACGGCCACCAAGCTCTTTTTCACCAGGAACGCCAATTTTCTTATATTCAGCACCAGTTGTAATAATCACTGCACGAGCTTTGTACTGCTTCGAACCAGCTACAACTGTTTTATATTCTTCACCATCAATTACTTCTTTTATATCGCCATAAGCGTACTCAGCACCAAACTTTTTCGCATGATCAAACATTTTTGTAGAAAGCTCAGGTCCTAAAATATGGTCAAAACCTGGATAGTTTTCAACCTCTTCAGTGTTCGCCATTTGTCCACCTGGTACACCGCGCTCAATCATTAATGTAGAAAGATTCGCACGTGATGTATACACAGCGGCCGTCATCCCAGCAGGACCAGCACCAGCAATAATGACATCATAAATTTTTTCTTCAGACACGTTTATTCACTCCTTTTAAAAAAGAAAACAATACTTGTATTAGTATTTCCTTGTTACCCTTATCCTATAAAACAAAGTGAGTGGAGTCCAAATATATGCTCATTAAATGAGCCCTTTTACAATTTTGACATATTTCTGAAGGGTGGAGCTGGATAGACTGTAGAGCTTTGCCACCTGCTGCTGTGATGTTCGCTCCCCACGTTGCTTTCTCCACATATATTCGGTTGCAGCTGCCAAAGCCTTCGAGTTGTTTGCTTGCACATTTTCATTCATAAGACCTGGCAAAATGGTAAACCATAATAAAAACAAGCTCGACTGTGTCGTTCCAATCGGTTGATGCTGTTTATAAAGCTCCATTGCTGCCTCGTGACCGGAACGCATGATAGGTTTTTCACATGTTTTCATGCTTAAAAGATCGACATATTCCTTTTCTATCAAATACTTTGGCTTCATAGAAGTTAAAAGCTTCTCTTTTTCTCCCGATAAAGAAGCAAGGAA containing:
- the trxB gene encoding thioredoxin-disulfide reductase — translated: MSEEKIYDVIIAGAGPAGMTAAVYTSRANLSTLMIERGVPGGQMANTEEVENYPGFDHILGPELSTKMFDHAKKFGAEYAYGDIKEVIDGEEYKTVVAGSKQYKARAVIITTGAEYKKIGVPGEKELGGRGVSYCAVCDGAFFKGKELVVVGGGDSAVEEGVYLTRFASKVTIVHRRDELRAQKILQQRAFDNEKIDFIWNHTVKQINDKDGKVGSVTLVSTQDGAEQEFQADGVFIYIGMVPLSKPFANLGITNSDGYIETNDRMETKVPGIFAAGDIREKTLRQIVTATGDGSIAAQAAQHYVEELMESLKQKA
- a CDS encoding HPr family phosphocarrier protein; this encodes MVEKQVVVKLKTGLQARPAALFVQEANRFSSEVFLEKDGKKVNAKSIMGLMSLAVSSGSSVNLIVNGTDEEAALEALEKYVQKEA
- a CDS encoding gluconeogenesis factor YvcK family protein, with amino-acid sequence MTKIRQPRIVIIGGGTGLPVLLRGLKKFPVDITAIVTVADDGGSSGRLRDEMDIPPPGDVRNVLAALSDVEPLIEEMFQHRFATANELSGHSLGNLILAAMTSITGNFTHAIQEMSKVLNVRGKVLPAATQSVVLHAEMEDGTIVSGESKIPYSGKRIKRVFLTPGDATPLPETLQAIRKADLIVIGPGSLYTSILPNLLVPKLGEEVCRAKAKKVYICNLMTQAGETLDYSASDHVKAIYDHMKSDFMNTILVNREHIPEEVLTRYSEELAKPVHFDLTTLYDLGLEVVEGEIMSLENGVIRHDTREVANILYSLLINETRKRSKA
- a CDS encoding NUDIX hydrolase produces the protein MQRVTNCVLVKDNKVLLLQKPRRGWWVAPGGKMEPGESVRDCCIREYREETGIYLRNPNIKGIFTFIMKDGDQVVSEWMMFTFFGTEADGINLDESEEGKLAWHDFHQIKDLPMADGDYHILDYMIHGQGIIYGTFTYTTDFQLIQYRLDPS
- the clpP gene encoding ATP-dependent Clp endopeptidase proteolytic subunit ClpP; protein product: MNLIPTVIEQTNRGERAYDIYSRLLKDRIIMLGSGIDDNVANSIVAQLLFLEAENPEKDISIYINSPGGSITAGMAIYDTMQFIKPDVQTICIGMAASMGAFLLAAGTKGKRYALPNAEVMIHQPLGGAQGQATEIEIAAKRILFLREKLNGILAERTGQPMEVISKDTDRDNFMTADRAKEYGLVDHIISRNTLETKKEEK
- the rapZ gene encoding RNase adapter RapZ, yielding MSTGATQDTQMVIITGMSGAGKTVAIQSFEDLGFFCVDNLPPTLLPKFLELMKESGNKMNKVALVMDLRGREFFDHLFKALDDLAETSWVTPQILFLDADDSTLVRRYKETRRTHPLAPSGLPLEGIQLERELLEELKGRAQLIYNSSQMKPKELREKILTEFSANKQTIFTVNVMSFGFKYGIPIDADLVFDVRFLPNPHYIESMRPKTGLDEDVSKYVLKWNETTKFLEKVTELLAFMLPHYKREGKAQLVVAIGCTGGQHRSVALTETIAHHFEKDYETRITHRDIERRKEQTT
- the whiA gene encoding DNA-binding protein WhiA, which produces MSFASETKKELTNIEGKECCGKAELSALIRMNGSLSFSNRKLVVDIQTENAAIARRIYTLVKRYYDVQVELLVRKKMRLKKNNVYIVRLSQDAKIILEDLFILEEGFVFAHNIAEVLIKKKCCKRSYLRGAFLAGGSVNNPETSSYHLEIFSLYKEHNDSLCELMNTFGLNSKTLERKKGFITYLKEAEKITEFLNIIGAHNALLRFEDIRIVRDMRNSVNRLVNCETANLNKTIGASLRQVENIRFIQDTVGLHILPEKLREIAELRIAYQDVTLKELGEMVSGGNISKSGINHRLRKIDEIAEKLRVGENVSKTM